The following proteins are encoded in a genomic region of Streptomyces collinus Tu 365:
- a CDS encoding gamma-glutamyl-gamma-aminobutyrate hydrolase family protein: MNGRPLIGVSTYLENSARWGVWELEAALLPAAYPRLVQRAGALAAMLPPDAPEHAAAAVARLDGLVIAGGPDVDPGRYGAERSPRTGPPAPERDAWELALIDAALAARVPLLGICRGMQLLNVALGGTLVQHLDGHAELVGVFGGHPVTPVPGTLYAGIVPEELMVPTYHHQAVERLGARLVPSAHAADGTVEAVELPAAEGWVLGVQWHPEMGEDLRVVRALVAAAG; this comes from the coding sequence GTGAACGGACGACCGCTGATCGGTGTGAGCACCTATCTGGAGAACAGCGCGCGCTGGGGCGTGTGGGAGCTGGAGGCGGCGCTGCTGCCGGCCGCGTATCCCCGGCTGGTGCAGCGGGCCGGTGCGCTCGCGGCGATGCTGCCGCCGGACGCGCCGGAGCACGCGGCGGCCGCGGTGGCCCGGCTCGACGGGCTCGTGATCGCCGGCGGACCCGACGTCGATCCCGGGCGGTACGGCGCGGAACGCTCGCCCCGCACGGGGCCGCCCGCCCCCGAGCGGGACGCCTGGGAGCTGGCGTTGATCGACGCCGCCCTGGCCGCGCGCGTGCCGCTGCTCGGGATCTGCCGGGGCATGCAGCTGCTGAACGTGGCGCTCGGGGGGACGCTGGTGCAGCATCTCGACGGGCACGCGGAGTTGGTCGGTGTGTTCGGCGGGCATCCGGTGACGCCGGTGCCGGGCACGTTGTACGCCGGGATCGTGCCGGAGGAGCTGATGGTGCCGACGTATCACCATCAGGCGGTGGAGCGGCTCGGCGCGCGGCTGGTGCCGTCCGCGCACGCGGCCGACGGGACGGTGGAGGCGGTCGAGCTCCCGGCGGCGGAGGGGTGGGTGCTGGGGGTGCAGTGGCATCCGGAGATGGGGGAGGATCTCCGGGTGGTGCGTGCACTGGTCGCTGCCGCGGGCTGA
- a CDS encoding LysR family transcriptional regulator produces the protein MSDEYATVDGGPAGSLAHRVPDLGALELLLAVARLGSLGAAARELGITQPAASSRVRSMERQLGVALVDRSPRGSRLTDAGALVTDWARRVVEAAAAFDAGARALRDRRDSRLRVAASMTIAEYLLPGWLLALHAERPDTAVSLLAGNSAKVAELLLADEADLGFVEGVAVPAGLDSTVIARDRLIVVTAPSHPWARRRRPLTPEELAATPLILRERGSGTRQVLHTALGGLARPLIELSSTTAVKASAVSGAGPSVLSELAVGEELAMRRLVSIPVEGVSLRRDLRAVWPTGHRPTGPARELLTLTRA, from the coding sequence ATGAGCGACGAGTACGCGACCGTGGACGGCGGCCCCGCCGGCTCGCTGGCCCACCGGGTGCCGGACCTCGGCGCGCTGGAACTCCTGCTGGCCGTGGCGCGGCTCGGCAGCCTGGGGGCGGCGGCGCGGGAGCTCGGCATCACGCAGCCGGCCGCGAGCAGCCGTGTCCGCTCCATGGAGCGGCAGCTCGGCGTCGCCCTGGTCGACCGTTCGCCGCGTGGCTCCCGGCTCACCGACGCGGGCGCCCTGGTGACGGACTGGGCCCGCCGGGTGGTGGAGGCGGCGGCGGCCTTCGACGCGGGCGCGCGGGCCCTGCGCGACCGGCGGGACTCGCGGCTGCGCGTCGCGGCCAGCATGACCATCGCGGAGTACCTGCTCCCCGGCTGGCTGCTCGCCCTGCACGCCGAACGGCCGGACACCGCGGTGTCCCTGCTCGCGGGCAACTCGGCGAAGGTCGCCGAACTCCTGCTGGCCGACGAGGCGGACCTGGGCTTCGTGGAGGGCGTCGCCGTCCCGGCCGGCCTGGACTCCACGGTGATCGCCCGCGACCGCCTGATCGTGGTCACCGCCCCCAGCCACCCCTGGGCCCGCCGCCGGCGCCCGCTGACCCCCGAGGAGCTGGCGGCGACCCCGCTCATCCTGCGCGAGCGCGGTTCCGGCACCCGGCAGGTCCTGCACACCGCCCTGGGTGGCCTGGCCCGCCCGCTGATCGAGCTGTCCTCGACCACGGCGGTGAAGGCGTCCGCGGTCAGCGGCGCCGGCCCCTCGGTCCTGAGCGAGCTGGCGGTCGGTGAGGAACTGGCGATGCGCCGCCTGGTGAGCATCCCGGTCGAGGGCGTCTCCCTGCGCCGCGACCTGAGAGCGGTCTGGCCCACAGGCCACCGCCCCACCGGCCCAGCCAGAGAACTCCTCACTCTGACCCGAGCCTGA
- a CDS encoding TDT family transporter, with protein MVIAAAPSVPLPRSARVRHLGPNWYAAVMGTSVVGTAGAALPLRVEGLREVGTAVWALALVLLVVLLAGRALHWTHHRDQARADLLDPAMAPFYGCLSMALLAVGGGAVTVGRDWIGVRAAVALDWVLFPAGTLIGLAAAVAVPYLMAVHHRVRAAEATPAWLLPLVAPMVSAAVGPLLVPHLPPGQPRETLLLACFALFGLSLLATLLMLPLVFARVIGSGPLPLALTPALFLVLGPLGQSTTAVGLIADRADGVVPAPYDHGLGVFAVLYGVPVMGFALLWLALAAVHVVRARRRGMGFSMTWWAFTFPVGTCVTGAAALARHTGLAVYEGLAVGLYALLVAAWLAAGAGTVRGLLSGELPAAPRPAPAAPRPVRGRTR; from the coding sequence ATGGTCATCGCAGCGGCACCGTCCGTGCCCCTCCCCCGCTCCGCCCGTGTGCGGCATCTCGGCCCCAACTGGTACGCCGCCGTCATGGGCACCTCCGTCGTCGGCACCGCCGGGGCCGCGCTGCCGCTCCGCGTCGAGGGGCTGCGGGAGGTCGGCACGGCGGTCTGGGCGCTGGCGCTGGTGCTGCTGGTGGTCCTGCTGGCCGGGCGCGCCCTGCACTGGACCCACCACCGCGACCAGGCGCGCGCCGACCTCCTCGACCCGGCCATGGCGCCGTTCTACGGCTGTCTGTCCATGGCGCTGCTGGCGGTGGGCGGCGGTGCCGTCACCGTCGGCCGGGACTGGATCGGTGTCCGTGCGGCCGTCGCCCTGGACTGGGTGCTCTTCCCGGCCGGCACCCTGATCGGGCTCGCGGCCGCCGTGGCGGTGCCGTACCTGATGGCGGTGCACCACCGGGTGCGGGCCGCCGAGGCCACCCCGGCCTGGCTGCTGCCGCTGGTCGCCCCGATGGTCTCGGCCGCGGTCGGCCCGCTGCTGGTGCCGCACCTGCCGCCGGGCCAGCCCCGCGAGACGCTGCTCCTCGCGTGCTTCGCGCTGTTCGGGCTCAGCCTGCTGGCGACGCTGCTGATGCTGCCGCTGGTCTTCGCCCGGGTGATCGGCTCCGGCCCGCTGCCGCTCGCGCTGACCCCGGCGCTGTTCCTGGTGCTCGGTCCGCTCGGGCAGTCCACCACCGCGGTCGGGCTGATCGCCGACCGGGCCGACGGGGTCGTACCGGCGCCGTACGACCACGGTCTCGGTGTCTTCGCGGTGCTGTACGGGGTGCCGGTCATGGGGTTCGCGCTGCTGTGGCTGGCGCTGGCCGCCGTGCACGTGGTCCGGGCCCGGCGCCGGGGCATGGGCTTCTCGATGACCTGGTGGGCGTTCACCTTCCCGGTGGGCACCTGTGTCACCGGCGCCGCCGCGCTCGCCCGGCACACCGGTCTCGCCGTGTACGAGGGACTCGCCGTCGGCCTGTACGCGCTGCTGGTCGCCGCCTGGCTGGCGGCCGGTGCCGGGACCGTGCGCGGCCTGCTCAGCGGCGAGTTGCCCGCAGCGCCTCGCCCAGCACCCGCGGCGCCTCGGCCAGTGAGGGGCCGTACCAGGTGA
- a CDS encoding helical backbone metal receptor, translating into MRVVSLVPSLTEAVAATLPGALKGATDWCSHPPGLDVTRVGGTKNPDVERIRALAPDLVIANEEENRVPDLDALRGAGLTVVVTEVRSVPQAFGELERVLTACGARARPRWLDEAEAAWGALPVPASRRTAVVPVWRRPWMVLGRDTFAGDVLARLGVHHLYTGHPDRYPRVPLDELTAARPDLVVLPDEPYRFTADDGPEAFPGPPCALVSGRHLTWYGPSLAEAPRVLGEALRATRR; encoded by the coding sequence GTGCGGGTCGTCTCCCTCGTCCCGTCGCTCACCGAGGCGGTGGCCGCCACCCTGCCCGGGGCGCTGAAGGGCGCAACCGACTGGTGCTCCCACCCGCCCGGCCTCGACGTGACCCGGGTGGGCGGTACCAAGAACCCCGACGTCGAGCGGATCCGCGCCCTGGCCCCCGACCTGGTGATCGCCAACGAGGAGGAGAACCGCGTCCCCGACCTGGACGCCCTGCGCGGGGCGGGCCTGACCGTGGTGGTCACCGAGGTGCGCTCGGTGCCGCAGGCGTTCGGGGAGCTGGAGCGGGTGCTCACCGCCTGCGGCGCGCGGGCCCGCCCCCGCTGGCTCGACGAGGCGGAGGCCGCCTGGGGCGCGCTGCCCGTGCCCGCGAGCCGCAGGACGGCGGTCGTCCCGGTCTGGCGCCGCCCCTGGATGGTCCTCGGCCGCGACACCTTCGCGGGCGACGTCCTGGCCCGACTGGGCGTGCACCACCTGTACACGGGCCATCCCGACCGCTATCCCCGCGTGCCCCTCGACGAGCTGACGGCGGCCCGTCCCGACCTGGTCGTGCTGCCCGACGAGCCCTACCGCTTCACCGCCGACGACGGCCCCGAAGCCTTCCCCGGTCCGCCCTGCGCCCTGGTCAGCGGGCGCCATCTCACCTGGTACGGCCCCTCACTGGCCGAGGCGCCGCGGGTGCTGGGCGAGGCGCTGCGGGCAACTCGCCGCTGA
- a CDS encoding helix-turn-helix domain-containing protein, which yields MGDHKEQQPARVGAAVRRRRRALELTLAVVAERTGLSVPFLSQVENDKARPSHTSLEKLADALRTTAVELLAAADPAASVDVVRAENAAEADFAPRTRSLVRGHHQLHASEYTGDHDAGREFQHRNDELMYVADGAVEIEAEGRAYRLGRGDTLYLTGGVRHRWRATVPDTRIVVVAVAEHIEAVQDRTR from the coding sequence ATGGGCGACCACAAAGAGCAGCAGCCCGCGCGGGTGGGCGCGGCCGTCCGGCGCCGCCGCCGCGCGCTCGAGCTCACCCTCGCCGTCGTGGCCGAGCGCACCGGTCTCTCGGTGCCCTTCCTCAGCCAGGTCGAGAACGACAAGGCCCGCCCCAGCCACACCTCCCTGGAGAAGCTGGCCGACGCCCTGCGCACGACCGCCGTGGAGCTGCTCGCCGCCGCCGACCCGGCGGCCAGCGTGGACGTCGTACGGGCCGAGAACGCCGCCGAGGCGGACTTCGCCCCCCGCACCCGCTCCCTGGTCCGCGGCCACCACCAGCTGCACGCCTCCGAGTACACCGGCGACCACGACGCCGGACGCGAGTTCCAGCACCGCAACGACGAGCTGATGTACGTCGCCGACGGCGCCGTCGAGATCGAGGCCGAGGGCCGCGCCTACCGCCTCGGCCGCGGTGACACCCTCTACCTGACCGGTGGGGTCCGCCACCGCTGGCGGGCCACCGTCCCGGACACCCGGATCGTCGTGGTGGCGGTCGCCGAGCACATCGAGGCGGTCCAGGACCGGACCCGCTAG
- a CDS encoding 5'-3' exonuclease has protein sequence MTGRLMLLDTASLYFRAYFGVPDSVKAPDGTPVNAVRGLLDFIDRLVKDHRPQQLVACMDADWRPQWRVDLIPTYKAHRVAEERAGAPDEEEVPDTLTPQVPVIEAVLDAVGIARVGVAGYEADDVIGTFTGRAAGPVDIVTGDRDLYQLVDDGREVRVLYPVKGVGTLQLTDEAVLRAKYGVDGRGYADLALLRGDPSDGLPGVVGIGEKTAAKLLAEFGDLAGIMAAVDDPRSRLTPSQRKRLTEARPYVAVAPKVVRVADDVPLPDVDTALPRTPRDPSGLEALAARWGLGGSLQRLLTTLAE, from the coding sequence GTGACCGGACGACTGATGCTCCTCGACACCGCCTCGCTGTACTTCCGCGCCTACTTCGGCGTGCCGGACTCCGTGAAGGCTCCGGACGGCACGCCGGTGAACGCCGTGCGCGGACTGCTCGACTTCATCGACCGGCTGGTCAAGGACCACCGGCCGCAGCAGCTCGTGGCCTGCATGGACGCCGACTGGCGGCCGCAGTGGCGGGTGGACCTGATCCCGACCTACAAGGCGCACCGGGTCGCCGAGGAGCGCGCGGGCGCGCCGGACGAGGAGGAGGTGCCGGACACGCTGACCCCGCAGGTACCGGTCATCGAGGCGGTGCTGGACGCGGTCGGCATCGCCCGGGTCGGGGTCGCGGGGTACGAGGCGGACGACGTGATCGGCACGTTCACCGGGCGTGCGGCCGGGCCGGTGGACATCGTCACCGGCGACCGTGACCTGTACCAGCTCGTCGACGACGGGCGGGAGGTCCGGGTGCTGTACCCGGTCAAGGGCGTGGGCACGCTGCAGCTCACGGACGAGGCGGTGCTGCGCGCGAAGTATGGGGTGGACGGCCGCGGGTACGCGGATCTGGCGCTGCTGCGCGGTGACCCGAGCGACGGCCTGCCGGGTGTGGTCGGCATCGGCGAGAAGACGGCCGCCAAGCTGCTCGCCGAGTTCGGCGACCTGGCCGGGATCATGGCGGCGGTCGACGACCCGCGGTCGAGGCTCACGCCGTCGCAGCGCAAGCGGCTGACCGAGGCGCGGCCGTACGTGGCGGTCGCGCCGAAGGTGGTGCGGGTGGCGGACGACGTCCCGCTGCCGGACGTGGACACGGCGCTGCCCCGCACCCCGCGCGATCCCTCGGGGCTGGAGGCGCTGGCGGCCCGGTGGGGCCTGGGTGGCTCACTGCAACGGCTGCTGACGACGCTGGCGGAGTGA
- a CDS encoding siderophore-interacting protein, translated as MAERPGRKPRKPHTAQVVRTERLSPHMQRVVLGGEGLAGFAADTCTDHYVKLLFGPAGVTYPEPFDLERIRAEFPREQWPVTRTYTVRDWNPERRELTLDFVVHGDEGLAGPWATRVRPGESVRFMGPGGAYAPDPSADWHLLAGDESALPAIARALETLPPGAVAHAFVEVAGPEEEQKIDSEVPVVWLHRGDRPVGEALVEAVRALRFPAGRPQAFVHGEAGFVKELRRLLRLEAQIPREDLSISGYWRLGHNEDGWQASKREWNARIEAEQESGDAAAA; from the coding sequence ATGGCAGAGCGCCCGGGACGGAAGCCGCGCAAGCCCCATACCGCCCAGGTGGTGCGCACCGAGCGGCTGTCCCCGCACATGCAGCGCGTCGTGCTGGGGGGCGAGGGCCTCGCCGGCTTCGCCGCGGACACCTGCACCGACCACTACGTGAAGCTGCTCTTCGGTCCCGCGGGCGTGACCTACCCGGAGCCCTTCGACCTGGAGCGGATCCGCGCGGAGTTCCCCCGCGAGCAGTGGCCGGTGACGCGGACCTACACGGTGCGCGACTGGAACCCGGAACGGCGCGAGCTGACCCTGGACTTCGTCGTCCACGGCGACGAGGGGCTGGCCGGCCCCTGGGCGACGCGGGTGCGGCCGGGCGAGAGCGTCCGCTTCATGGGCCCCGGCGGCGCCTACGCGCCCGACCCGAGCGCCGACTGGCATCTGCTCGCCGGTGACGAGAGCGCACTGCCCGCGATCGCCCGTGCCCTGGAGACGCTGCCCCCGGGCGCCGTGGCGCACGCCTTCGTGGAGGTGGCGGGCCCCGAGGAGGAGCAGAAGATCGACTCCGAGGTGCCGGTGGTCTGGCTGCACCGCGGGGACCGGCCGGTGGGCGAGGCGCTGGTGGAGGCCGTACGGGCGCTGCGGTTCCCGGCGGGCCGCCCGCAGGCGTTCGTGCACGGCGAGGCCGGTTTCGTGAAGGAGCTGCGCCGGCTGCTGCGGCTGGAGGCGCAGATCCCGCGCGAGGACCTGTCGATCTCCGGTTACTGGCGCCTGGGCCACAACGAGGACGGCTGGCAGGCCTCCAAGCGCGAGTGGAACGCCCGTATCGAGGCCGAGCAGGAGAGCGGGGACGCGGCGGCCGCCTGA
- a CDS encoding pseudouridine synthase yields MRRRTPPPPAPLPQRDGVDPVRVRLPYEGAWGTVREHLVARLTGAGPGVVEAMFDAGQVVGADGRAVAPDAPYEPGRYVWFHRDPPAEVPVPFPVEVVHRDEHIVVADKPHFLATTPRGTHVTQTALARLRHELGIPTLTAAHRLDRLTAGLVLFTVRPEERGAYQTLFRDRAVRKEYEAVAPYDPSLALPLTVRSRIVKERGIPAAREVEGEPNAVTRVDPAGHRDGLGRYRLVPETGQTHQLRVHLSALGVPILGDPLYPRVTPPVPAGDFRRPLQLLARRLEFTDPVTGVEHAFTSGRTLRAWASPREWSAGTP; encoded by the coding sequence ATGAGACGCCGTACGCCACCCCCGCCCGCCCCGCTCCCCCAGCGTGACGGTGTCGACCCGGTGCGGGTGCGGCTGCCGTACGAGGGCGCCTGGGGCACCGTGCGGGAGCATCTCGTGGCCCGGCTGACCGGCGCCGGACCCGGCGTGGTCGAGGCGATGTTCGACGCCGGGCAGGTCGTCGGGGCCGACGGACGGGCGGTGGCGCCGGACGCGCCGTACGAGCCCGGCCGGTACGTGTGGTTCCATCGCGACCCGCCGGCCGAGGTGCCGGTGCCGTTCCCGGTGGAGGTCGTCCACCGGGACGAGCACATCGTCGTCGCCGACAAACCGCACTTCCTCGCCACCACCCCGCGCGGCACGCACGTCACCCAGACCGCGCTGGCCCGGCTGCGGCACGAGCTGGGCATCCCCACGCTGACCGCCGCCCACCGCCTGGACCGCCTGACCGCCGGTCTCGTGCTGTTCACCGTGCGGCCCGAGGAACGCGGCGCCTACCAGACCCTGTTCCGGGACCGCGCGGTGCGCAAGGAGTACGAGGCCGTCGCGCCGTACGACCCCTCGCTCGCCCTGCCGCTGACCGTGCGCAGCCGCATCGTCAAGGAACGCGGGATACCCGCGGCACGGGAGGTCGAAGGCGAGCCGAACGCGGTGACCCGGGTGGATCCGGCCGGGCACCGCGACGGTCTCGGCCGCTACCGGCTCGTCCCCGAGACCGGGCAGACCCACCAGCTGCGCGTCCATCTCAGCGCCCTCGGCGTGCCCATCCTCGGCGACCCGCTCTATCCGCGGGTGACCCCGCCGGTGCCGGCCGGCGACTTCCGGCGTCCCCTGCAACTCCTCGCCCGGCGGCTCGAGTTCACCGATCCCGTCACCGGGGTCGAGCACGCCTTCACCAGTGGCCGTACGCTCCGGGCCTGGGCGTCCCCGCGGGAGTGGAGCGCCGGGACGCCGTAG
- a CDS encoding cytochrome P450 encodes MTPEQQSLTGTDPTSGPPPGCPAHGLGPGGLHRLYGPDAENLDDLYERLREEHGPVAPVLLHDDVPMWVVLGHAENLHLVRSPSQYCRDSRIWTPLQEGMVKPDHPLMPHIAWQPICSHAEGDEHQRLRAAVTGAMSTIDHRSMRRHIGRHTQELVNAFCERGRADLVPQFAEHLPMAVMCEILGMPEEYNDRMVQAARDALKGTETAIESHGYVMDALSRLTTRRRARPDDDFTSHLITHPAGLSDDEVREHLRLVLFAAYEATANLLANALRMVLTEPGFRAQLNGGQMTVPEAIEQSLWDEPPFSTVFGYFAKQDAELGGQRIRKGDGLLFAPAPGNVDPRVRPDLSANMQGNRSHLAFGGGPHECPGQDIGRAIADVGVDALLTRLSDIRLDCPEEDLRWRSSIASRHLVALPVRFEPKPQQDVGLPPSASAVPPQRSTWQVGTAHTDPAPAPGPRPVAPPPVPVDPAPAAEPARRETLWHRLLRWWRGD; translated from the coding sequence GTGACGCCTGAACAGCAATCCCTGACCGGCACCGACCCCACCTCCGGCCCGCCGCCGGGCTGCCCGGCGCACGGCCTGGGGCCCGGGGGACTGCACCGGCTCTACGGGCCCGACGCGGAGAACCTGGACGACCTCTACGAGCGGCTGCGCGAGGAGCACGGACCCGTCGCGCCCGTGCTCCTGCACGACGACGTACCGATGTGGGTGGTGCTCGGGCACGCCGAGAACCTGCACCTGGTGCGCAGCCCCTCCCAGTACTGCCGCGACAGCCGGATCTGGACCCCGCTGCAGGAGGGCATGGTCAAGCCCGACCATCCGCTCATGCCGCACATCGCCTGGCAGCCCATCTGCTCGCACGCCGAGGGCGACGAGCACCAGCGGCTGCGCGCCGCGGTCACCGGCGCCATGTCGACCATCGACCACCGCAGCATGCGCCGGCACATCGGCCGCCACACACAGGAACTGGTCAACGCCTTCTGCGAACGCGGCCGGGCCGACCTCGTCCCCCAGTTCGCCGAGCACCTGCCGATGGCCGTCATGTGCGAGATCCTCGGCATGCCGGAGGAGTACAACGACCGGATGGTGCAGGCCGCCCGGGACGCCCTGAAGGGTACCGAGACCGCCATCGAGAGCCACGGCTACGTCATGGACGCGCTGAGCCGGCTCACCACCCGGCGGCGGGCCAGGCCCGACGACGACTTCACCAGCCATCTCATCACCCACCCCGCCGGGCTGTCCGACGACGAGGTCCGCGAACACCTGCGCCTGGTCCTGTTCGCCGCCTACGAGGCGACCGCCAACCTGCTCGCCAACGCGCTGCGCATGGTCCTCACCGAGCCGGGCTTCAGGGCCCAGCTCAACGGCGGGCAGATGACCGTGCCGGAGGCGATCGAGCAGTCCCTGTGGGACGAGCCGCCGTTCAGCACCGTCTTCGGCTACTTCGCCAAGCAGGACGCCGAGCTCGGCGGCCAGCGCATCCGCAAGGGCGACGGGCTGCTGTTCGCCCCGGCCCCGGGCAACGTGGACCCACGGGTGCGCCCCGACCTGTCGGCCAACATGCAGGGCAACCGGTCCCACCTCGCCTTCGGCGGCGGCCCGCACGAGTGCCCCGGTCAGGACATCGGCCGTGCCATCGCCGACGTCGGTGTGGACGCGCTGCTGACCCGGCTCTCGGACATCCGGCTCGACTGCCCCGAGGAGGACCTGCGCTGGCGGTCCTCGATCGCCTCCCGGCACCTGGTGGCCCTGCCGGTCCGCTTCGAGCCGAAGCCGCAGCAGGACGTGGGCCTGCCGCCCAGCGCCTCGGCCGTCCCGCCGCAGCGCTCCACCTGGCAGGTGGGCACCGCCCACACCGATCCGGCCCCCGCCCCCGGCCCCCGGCCGGTGGCACCGCCCCCGGTCCCGGTGGACCCCGCCCCGGCGGCGGAGCCCGCCCGCCGCGAGACCCTGTGGCACCGGCTGCTGCGCTGGTGGCGCGGCGACTGA
- a CDS encoding GTP-binding protein, translating into MDFNGSDTIPGPRTEDHLPQSAQAAVKIVIVGGFGVGKTTMVGSVSEIRPLTTEETMTQAGIGVDDNYGSDSKTATTVAMDFGRISITDKLVLYLFGTPGQERFWFLWNGLFEGALGAVVLVDTRRLEVSFDVMGRLEERGVPFVVAVNSFPDAPRYPVEELRTALDLGPDVPILECDVRRRASSRDVLMALMRFLHSLALSGALT; encoded by the coding sequence ATGGACTTCAACGGCTCTGACACGATCCCCGGCCCCCGCACCGAGGACCACCTCCCGCAGTCGGCGCAGGCCGCGGTGAAGATCGTGATCGTGGGCGGCTTCGGCGTGGGCAAGACCACCATGGTCGGCTCCGTCAGCGAGATCAGGCCGCTGACCACCGAGGAGACCATGACGCAGGCCGGGATCGGCGTCGACGACAACTACGGCTCCGACTCCAAGACGGCCACCACCGTGGCCATGGACTTCGGCCGCATCAGCATCACCGACAAGCTGGTGCTCTACCTCTTCGGCACCCCCGGCCAGGAGCGCTTCTGGTTCCTGTGGAACGGCCTGTTCGAGGGCGCGCTCGGCGCGGTCGTCCTGGTCGACACCCGGCGCCTGGAGGTCAGCTTCGACGTCATGGGGCGCCTGGAGGAGCGTGGCGTGCCGTTCGTCGTCGCCGTCAACTCCTTCCCGGACGCACCCCGTTACCCCGTCGAGGAACTGCGCACCGCGCTCGACCTGGGCCCGGACGTCCCGATCCTGGAGTGCGACGTGCGCCGCCGGGCCTCCAGCAGGGACGTGCTGATGGCCCTGATGCGCTTCCTGCACTCACTCGCCCTGTCCGGCGCGCTCACCTGA
- a CDS encoding DUF742 domain-containing protein produces MTPPRRKRRRQHLPPPPPPPAKRAEGEETPRNPERLYTIAGGADGGRAELDLVTLIVARCAPPPSATPEEAAVLRLCTAPLSVAELSAYLRLPFSAMTVLITELITNELVQARAPIARQALPDRSLLEAVMHGLQRL; encoded by the coding sequence ATGACTCCTCCGCGACGCAAACGGCGCCGGCAGCACCTGCCGCCCCCGCCACCGCCGCCCGCGAAACGGGCGGAGGGCGAGGAGACCCCCAGGAATCCCGAACGGCTCTACACCATCGCCGGCGGCGCCGACGGCGGCCGGGCCGAACTCGACCTGGTCACCCTGATCGTGGCGCGCTGCGCGCCGCCGCCCTCCGCCACCCCGGAGGAGGCGGCCGTGCTCCGGCTGTGCACCGCCCCCCTGTCCGTGGCCGAGCTCTCGGCCTACCTCCGCCTGCCGTTCAGCGCGATGACCGTCCTGATCACCGAGCTGATCACGAACGAACTGGTGCAGGCGCGCGCCCCGATCGCCCGTCAGGCGCTCCCCGACCGGTCACTCCTCGAAGCGGTGATGCATGGACTTCAACGGCTCTGA
- a CDS encoding roadblock/LC7 domain-containing protein yields the protein MIQQRANFDWMLKQLNDGVPGIEMIVVLSADGLRIARYGGDPDAADRVAAACAGMQSLAGAIIQEIPGAGDMKLVVIEIDGGYFYLMNAGANAYLAVLADVTCEPGRMSGMMRDLVVRIGAHLTSPPRRNGQTV from the coding sequence GTGATCCAGCAGCGAGCGAACTTCGACTGGATGCTCAAGCAGCTGAACGACGGCGTGCCGGGCATCGAGATGATCGTGGTGCTGTCCGCCGACGGACTGCGCATCGCGCGCTACGGCGGCGACCCCGACGCCGCCGACCGGGTGGCCGCCGCCTGCGCGGGGATGCAGAGCCTGGCCGGCGCCATCATCCAGGAGATCCCCGGCGCCGGTGACATGAAGCTCGTCGTCATCGAGATCGACGGCGGCTACTTCTACCTCATGAACGCCGGCGCCAACGCCTACCTCGCCGTGCTCGCCGACGTCACCTGCGAACCCGGCCGGATGAGCGGCATGATGCGCGACCTCGTGGTCCGCATCGGCGCCCACCTCACCAGTCCGCCCCGGCGGAACGGGCAGACCGTATGA